The following coding sequences lie in one Spinacia oleracea cultivar Varoflay chromosome 1, BTI_SOV_V1, whole genome shotgun sequence genomic window:
- the LOC110793740 gene encoding uncharacterized protein, which yields MGGNPYGLTKLNPAFGGRILALAGRKSAKKLKRLKEQQTEVKLETSKTSLDGYNGIKDNLPSKSGIINDDFAFVNEKSEVNSVTNVIPSRGTVLRACTVTSGLIAALGLAIRQVSQVASSGGLPVFDCSQVSFDFQVWHLGLITGSVVLISLSRYTLLKTWPDFAESSEAANRQVLTSLETYDYLIVAFLPGISEELLFRGGLLPLLGLNWKSALAVAALFGVLHLGSGRKSSFAIWATFVGVVYGYVTIVSSSLVVPMASHALNNLVGALLWQQTSRSSEQISS from the exons ATGG GTGGAAACCCTTATGGCCTCACCAAACTAAACCCT GCATTTGGAGGTAGGATATTGGCTTTGGCGGGTCGAAAATCGGCCAAGAAACTGAAGAGATTAAAGGAACAGCAAACTGAGGTGAAATTGGAAACTAGTAAGACCTCATTAGATGGTTATAATGGGATTAAAGATAATCTCCCTTCAAAGAGTGGTATCATTAATGATGATTTTGCCTTTGTGAATGAGAAAAGTGAGGTGAATTCAGTCACTAATGTCATCCCTTCAAGGGGCACAGTTCTCCGGGCCTGTACTGTGACTTCAGGTCTGATAGCTGCTCTAGGGTTGGCGATTCGGCAG GTATCTCAAGTTGCATCTTCAGGAGGGTTGCCTGTCTTTGACTGCTCCCAAGTATCGT TTGATTTCCAGGTGTGGCACCTCGGGCTGATTACAGGTTCGGTTGTGCTGATATCATTGTCAAGATATACACTACTGAAAACATGGCCTGATTTTGCCGAATCAAGTGAAGCAGCCAATAGACAG GTCCTAACATCCTTAGAGACATATGATTATCTTATTGTTGCTTTCCTTCCTGGGATTAGTGAG GAATTACTTTTCCGGGGAGGCCTGCTACCACTTCTGGGGCTCAACTGGAAAAGTGCTTTGGCAGTTGCAGCTCTTTTTGGTGTTCTACACTTGGGAAGTGGCCGAAAATCTTCCTTTGCTATCTG GGCGACCTTTGTAGGGGTTGTGTATGGCTATGTTACTATCGTCTCTTCAAGCCTAGTTGTGCCAATGGCGTCGCACGCGCTGAATAATCTTGTTGGCGCCCTTCTATGGCAACAGACATCAAGGTCATCTGAACAAATATCGAGCTAG
- the LOC110792930 gene encoding very-long-chain 3-oxoacyl-CoA reductase-like protein At1g24470 yields the protein MIPNSPYTMLPLWLSLISLLGILTIFKHTISLLKWTYITFIRPPKNLKKTYGSWALITGSSDGIGRAFAFQLATHGLDLILVSRTTTKLDRVAHDIKHKFPNTNIKVVTIDFTKDVTYVIGEIERVIKGLDVGVLVNNVGITYPKAMYFHELNEEMLLNILRVNMGAISGVTKAVLPSMLRKKKGAIVNIGSGASVVVPSHPLYAIYAATKAYTDQLSRCLHVEYKNVGIDVQCQVPLYVATKMALNVASVKRPTLFIPTAEDYAVAAVRRIGYEARCTPFWAHSLQWCLASFVPNSWLDAWRLSIGVQRIEIGYFIILPFL from the exons ATGATCCCCAATTCCCCATACACCATGCTACCTCTATGGCTTTCCCTTATTTCCCTCTTAGGCATCCTCACCATCTTCAAACACACAATCTCCCTCCTCAAATGGACATACATCACCTTCATTAGACCCCCAAAAAACCTCAAAAAAACCTATGGTTCTTGGGCACTAATCACCGGCTCGTCCGATGGCATCGGACGAGCCTTCGCCTTCCAACTCGCAACCCATGGCCTCGACCTCATCCTCGTTAGTCGAACCACAACGAAACTCGACCGTGTCGCTCATGATATCAAACACAAGTTCCCTAACACTAACATCAAAGTGGTGACAATAGACTTCACAAAGGATGTAACATATGTTATTGGAGAAATTGAGAGGGTTATTAAAGGGTTAGATGTTGGTGTTTTGGTTAATAATGTGGGGATTACATATCCAAAAGCTATGTATTTTCATGAATTAAATGAAGAAATGTTGCTTAATATTTTGCGAGTAAATATGGGAGCTATAAGTGGAGTTACTAAAGCAGTATTGCCTAGTATGTTGCGGAAAAAGAAAGGTGCAATTGTTAATATTGGTTCTGGTGCTTCTGTTGTTGTGCCTTCTCATCCTCTTTATGCCATTTATGCTGCTACTAAAGC TTATACTGATCAACTGTCAAGATGTCTTCATGTGGAATACAAGAATGTAGGGATTGATGTACAATGTCAG GTACCTTTGTATGTTGCCACCAAAATGGCCTTAAATGTGGCATCCGTCAAGAGACCAACCCTATTCATTCCGACGGCAGAGGATTACGCGGTGGCTGCAGTCCGTCGAATCGGGTATGAAGCAAGGTGCACACCCTTTTGGGCACACTCACTTCaatggtgcttggctagttttGTCCCCAATAGTTGGCTCGATGCTTGGCGCCTATCTATAGGCGTCCAAAGGATCGAGATCGGCTATTTTATAATTCTCCCATTTTTATAA